A stretch of Colletotrichum lupini chromosome 2, complete sequence DNA encodes these proteins:
- a CDS encoding leucine rich repeat protein yields MFSVPSLAKASRYEKRPLIGDVPLLLPASLGVNRETPRLSHWATLPGAKNRMCIDNIIAASSFHSLSFAFPLWIHVVFLLQHLIPNPSFPYLPHKPGATYPHHSLTSLTLALNPANVHMLTRPTLHISSHLILPLPNRVPDLTAPCPTRAALSLPVARVRSSSSKTRDIHPHPLTLIVRISPLARYYHAIRKTVRIPSLPSTAAASSLPLPFPARFLVLAGGLLHSGPFFKQLFPAPRTYTHLSLSDQRIRTPSIVPLNSFLSHLLPTQCKQRNRHSPIWPRHSHDDGIGWAWTPDYCTSNLSTMDAAANRRSMLPTIQTTHHGEPHTATKSSAAELRSVSTPALGGKRRSFLAKTFRKVSSSSSSTDLASMSEEVSSGLQMKSKRVLHKNNGSGGSNSSSIFYRLNRRASKDSSASSHMSEETPNYLSPQPPAPVPIKILKHGALKTDSRLWKSRAEYVVLTDGHLIKFSSVESARANFAELAPPSQRLKRSSTSSTLSQDGSHSDGRVEIPLSRIVNIFNEEGVSPHFGLDVWWSETSPMVSWACTKLFFGMPTERDEWMSEIRHAIRESVGSAVVPKGLIAPNVESAIYNIVATQEPACRGCPLDIFPVVQRTTLLSTKAENIENAKKSRDGSSYYLLLGQNKCYLVRVARTSVYKAPQDIEINTVVFGLTSLVRLKATMVPHEERFVLGFRLPCENEKRLELASRWYREIVMTFMKADRAVKPAWPQHMQRHIFDIRGLTAQLLLPTGQDYGGLKRTLEAYCATFQCKPPEWTVNWKCERREHCPEFRLLPAKEAGGYTALQLLAVFKALRFNDYFKALSFRDVDFSPLCGLTDVPGWDESIADISRDGFVIDPMHRDIIKTAPLLSQEIHAVAFTSGSVRKIDLTNVLASRNIVGVSRARAGTKKDPEVVRPILLLLKTRSTPCDTLLVGGNPLTAAEVDDLVGVLHIPDLLKELDISRCNLDERSLEEVWDALPSQGYKMEALNTSRNIGHVDHMAVKQNLAHFYNLRKLGIAGNCLTQAKDTIFLDETIMGWGLEDLDLSHINLNDATLQVLGDYLKSSQADYLRRLDLNNCAMTGSQIATLFRSMGEARVITCSISGNYLENGTDDLVSAIVDNFGPTSLFMDMVEFQNEDNYIKLINALSVNKSIRLLSLVGTSTPGQVSEDACMAVSEFFATNKSVQYLDFSGFSAKLDEGQLGLGFSRSLSGLAENKTLRHLRIRNQKLNLNIGDLAHAIQLNQTLTTLDVQENNFNLSNLSHMVRSLDHNSSIQEFCPFSRSELSRAIKFSVQNVGMPTSQPTSSRARRASKVLSKATFDNFAMEMDKNNALMENLKDEWSVKTAQIERLLERNRTLSSEKEMAIMQWDPQVEGQEDWIALELGTVFGGLAIKAMKTRRKIMQPGYRGSVYFGANTPPLEGMEEFGASAAPHHVTREEVMESPATEVASGSSGLPTPPEWAPAESPVKEYSIASSAPPSRDAPRIIDENANEFDLSLLKHMIQHGFNLDDSTQGQDQDVGRKAGPSVSTTRLR; encoded by the exons ATGTTCTCGGTACCTTCCTT GGCCAAGGCTTCCCGCTACGAGAAACGCCCTCTCATTGGTGACGTGCCCTTGCTCTTGCCTGCCTCTCTTGGTGT CAACAGAGAAACCCCGCGCCTGTCTCATTGGGCGACGCTTCCGGGGGCCAAAAACAGGATGTGCATCGATAACATCATAGCTGCATCAAGCTTCCATTCGCTGTCTTTCGCCTTTCCCCTATGGATACAC GTCGTGTTTCTTCTCCAACATCTTATCCCAAATCCATCATTCCCATACCTGCCTCACAAACCCGGCGCTACCTATCCTCACCACTCACTCACCTCACTCACACTCGCCTTGAATCCGGCCAATGTACACATGCTTACTCGCCCGACTCTTCATATCTCATCCCATCTTATCCTTCCCTTGCCCAACCGAGTCCCTGATCTGACCGCACCTTGCCCGACTCGTGCTGCCTTGTCTCTCCCAGTGGCCAGGGTCAGGTCCTCTTCTTCCAAGACTCGGGACATCCATCCGCATCCACTCACCCTAATCGTCCGAATTTCACCCCTCGCTCGTTACTACCACGCTATCCGCAAGACCGTAAGGATACCTAGCCTACCAAGTACCGCCGCTGCCTCCAGTCTTCCCTTACCTTTCCCAGCAAGGTTCCTGGTTCTTGCCGGAGGCTTGCTGCACTCCGGTCCTTTCTTCAAACAGCTATTCCCTGCTCCCAGAACCTACACGCACCTCTCCCTCTCTGACCAGAGGATAAGGACC CCCTCTATTGTCCCGCTCAACTCATTCCTCTCTCACCTTCTTCCCACCCAGTGTAAACAGCGCAATCGCCATA GCCCGATTTGGCCGAGGCATTCCCACGACGACGGAATAGGCTGGGCTTGGACCCCCGATTACTGCACGTCAAATCTGTCGACCATGGACGCTGCTGCGAACCGACGGTCAATGCTGCCCACCATTCAGACAACACATCATGGAGAGCCGCACACCGCAACTAAAAGCTCCGCCGCAGAGCTTCGGAGTGTCTCGACACCGGCGCTGGGTGGCAAGAGGCGTAGTTTCTTAGCAAAGACCTTCCGGAAGGTCAGCAGCAGTTCCTCCTCAACCGACCTTGCGTCCATGTCCGAGGAGGTCTCGAGCGGCCTCCAAATGAAGAGTAAACGCGTTCTTCACAAGAACAACGGATCCGGCGGCTCAAATTCGTCCTCTATCTTCTACCGCCTCAACCGACGAGCCTCCAAGGACTCTTCCGCGAGTTCGCACATGTCCGAGGAGACTCCCAACTATCTCAGCCCTCAGCCGCCAGCGCCGGTTCCTATCAAGATTCTCAAGCACGGAGCCTTGAAGACTGACAGCCGCCTGTGGAAATCGCGCGCCGAGTATGTTGTCTTAACTGATGGGCACCTCATCAAATTCAGCAGTGTCGAGTCAGCAAGGGCGAACTTTGCTGAGCTTGCCCCGCCGTCTCAGCGCCTGAAGAGGTCTTCGACGTCTTCCACTTTGAGTCAGGATGGGTCACACTCTGATGGTCGGGTCGAAATTCCATTGAGTAGGATCGTCAACATTTTCAACGAAGAGGGTGTAAGCCCTCACTTTGGATTGGATGTTTGGTGGTCCGAGACTTCGCCAATGGTATCTTGGGCTTGCACAAAGTTGTTCTTTGGAATGCCTACTGAGCGAGACGAGTGGATGTCGGAGATTCGCCATGCTATTCGTGAGTCTGTGGGCTCAGCTGTTGTGCCAAAGGGGCTCATTGCTCCCAACGTCGAGTCCGCCATTTACAACATTGTTGCTACACAAGAGCCCGCGTGCCGAGGCTGCCCATTGGATATCTTTCCAGTCGTTCAACGCACCACCCTCCTCAGTACCAAAGCCGAGAACATTGAAAATGCCAAAAAGTCTCGTGACGGATCATCGTATTACTTGCTTCTCGGCCAGAACAAGTGCTATCTTGTGCGAGTCGCCAGGACTTCCGTATACAAAGCTCCCCAGGACATCGAAATCAACACCGTAGTTTTTGGCTTGACGTCCCTGGTCCGCTTGAAAGCGACTATGGTCCCTCACGAGGAGCGGTTCGTTCTTGGATTCCG ACTCCCTTGTGAAAACGAGAAACGACTCGAGCTGGCTAGTCGGTGGTACAGAGAGATCGTCATGACGTTCATGAAGGCAGATCGCGCAGTGAAGCCTGCTTGGCCTCAGCACATGCAACGGCACATTTTCGACATTAGGGGTCTCACCGCTCAGTTGCTCCTTCCAACTGGACAAGACTATGGTGGACTTAAGCGCACCCTCGAGGCGTATTGTGCGACGTTCCAGTGCAAGCCTCCCGAATGGACTGTGAATTGGAAATGCGAACGCCGGGAGCACTGCCCAGAATTTCGACTTCTCCCTGCGAAGGAAGCAGGTGGATACACGGCACTCCAGCTTTTGGCAGTCTTCAAGGCCCTCCGCTTCAATGACTACTTCAAGGCTCTGTCGTTCCGTGACGTCGATTTCTCGCCCCTTTGCGGGCTGACCGATGTTCCGGGATGGGACGAGTCCATAGCTGACATTTCTCGCGATG GATTTGTCATCGATCCCATGCATCGAGACATCATCAAGACTGCCCCACTGTTATCCCAGGAAATTCACGCCGTTGCCTTCACCTCTGGTTCTGTCCGTAAGATAGACTTGACCAACGTTCTGGCATCGCGGAACATTGTTGGTGTCTCACGCGCTCGTGCCGGGACCAAGAAGGATCCCGAGGTCGTTCGTCCTATCCTTCTTCTGCTCAAAACCCGCAGCACTCCTTGTGATACTTTGCTGGTTGGTGGGAACCCACTGACGGCAGCTGAAGTTGACGACCTTG TGGGCGTTCTCCATATTCCGGATCTTCTCAAGGAGCTCGACATTTCTAGATGCAACCTTGACGAGAGAAGCTTGGAGGAAGTCTGGGACGCTTTACCCTCCCAGGGATACAAGATGGAGGCTCTCAATACTTCTCGCAATATTGGACACGTGGATCACATGGCCGTGAAGCAGAATCTGGCTCATTTCTATAATTTGCGAAAACTCGGCATCGCAGGAAATTGCCTCACTCAGGCCAAGGATACCATCTTCCTCGACGAGACTATCATGGGATGGGGACTTGAGGATCTGGATCTCTCACACATCAAC CTCAATGACGCCACATTGCAAGTCCTGGGCGACTACTTGAAGTCTTCACAGGCCGACTATCTCCGCAGGCTTGACCTCAATAATTGTGCAATGACCGGTTCCCAAATCGCAACTCTCTTCCGCAGCATGGGTGAAGCAAGAGTGATTACTTGCTCTATCAGTGGCAACTATCTCGAGAACGGCACGGACGATTTGGTATCTGCCATTGTTGACAATTTCGGGCCGACGTCCCTCTTCATGGATATGGTTGAATTTCAAAACGAAGACAACTACATCAAGCTCATCAACGCGCTCTCAGTCAACAAATCGATCCGACTGCTTAGCCTGGTGGGAACTTCAACCCCTGGACAAGTCAGCGAGGACGCCTGCATGGCCGTGTCAGAGTTCTTTGCCACGAACAAATCGGTCCAGTACCTCGACTTCTCCGGCTTTTCCGCCAAGCTCGACGAGGGTCAACTCGGCCTGGGCTTCTCGCGCTCTCTCTCCGGACTCGCCGAGAACAAGACGCTGCGTCACCTGCGAATCCGAAACCAAAAGTTGAACTTGAACATTGGTGATCTGGCACATGCGATCCAACTCAACCAAACCCTCACGACACTCGACGTACAGGAGAATAACTTCAATCTGTCCAACTTATCCCACATGGTTAGATCTCTTGACCACAATAGCTCTATCCAGGAGTTTTGCCCGTTCTCGCGGTCTGAGCTCAGCCGGGCTATCAAGTTCAGCGTCCAGAACGTCGGCATGCCAACGAGCCAGCCGACTTCGTCTCGAGCCCGCCGCGCGTCCAAGGTCCTTTCAAAGGCCACTTTTGACAACTTTGCAATGGAAATGGACAAGAACAATGCTCTCATGGAGAACTTGAAGGACGAGTGGAGCGTCAAGACGGCTCAGATTGAACGTCTTCTCGAGAGAAATCGGACCTTGAGTTCTGAAAAGGAGATGGCGATTATGCAGTGGGATCCTCAAGTGGAAGGCCAGGAGGATTGGATCGCCCTTGAGCTCGGCACTGTCTTCGGAGGCCTTGCCATCAAGGCAATGAAGACCCGACGCAAGATTATGCAGCCTGGCTATCGCGGCAGCGTATACTTTGGCGCAAATACTCCGCCTCTGGAGGGGATGGAAGAGTTTGGTGCCTCGGCAGCTCCTCACCATGTCACTCGCGAGGAAGTCATGGAAAGCCCCGCGACAGAGGTTGCCAGCGGGTCCTCCGGTCTTCCGACCCCTCCCGAATGGGCTCCTGCTGAGAGCCCCGTCAAGGAGTATTCAATTGCGTCCAGCGCACCACCGTCTCGCGATGCACCTCGCATCATCGATGAGAACGCTAATGAGTTCGATCTTTCTCTTCTCAAACATATGATACAACATGGATTCAACCTCGACGATTCGACGCAAGGCCAGGACCAGGACGTCGGCAGGAAAGCGGGGCCCTCAGTGTCGACCACGAGACTTAGATGA
- a CDS encoding NADH-cytochrome b5 reductase 1 has protein sequence MSELTTRKYFDNIYIPAGLIVFGCFITKREWTPYAVALALALAAYKFNAMQIKKVLKPDTFQDFELKEKTIISHNVAIYRFNLPSEKAILGLPIGQHISIGANCPQPDGTTKEIVRSYTPISGDHQPGYFDLLIKSYPTGNISKYMASMKVGQTLKVRGPKGAFVYTPNMVRHFGMIAGGTGITPMLQIVRAVIRGRPTGDKTEIDLIFANVTPQDILLKEDLDALAKEDAGFRVHYVLDKPPAGWTGGVGYVTGDMITKLLPKAADDVKLLLCGPPPMVSGLKKTAETLGFKKARPVSKLEDQIFAF, from the exons ATGTCCGAATTGACTACCCGCAAATACTTTGACAACATTTACATTCCCGCTGGTCTGATCGTCTTCGGATGCTTCATTACCAAGCGCGAATGGACGCCGTACGCTGTTGCCCTGGCGCTCGCGCTGGCAGCCTACAAGTTCAACGCCATGC AGATCAAGAAGGTCCTGAAGCCTGATACCTTCCAGGACTTTGAACTCAAGGAGAAGACCATCATCTCGCACAATGTCGCCAT CTACCGCTTCAACCTCCCCAGCGAGAAGGCCATCCTCGGCCTGCCCATCGGCCAGCACATCTCCATTGGTGCCAACTGCCCCCAGCCTGATGGCACCACCAAGGAGATTGTGCGCTCCTACACTCCCATTTCTGGCGACCACCAGCCCGGCTACTTCGACCTCCTGATCAAGTCCTACCCCACCGGTAACATCTCCAAGTACATGGCATCGATGAAGGTCGGACAGACGCTCAAGGTCAGGGGTCCCAAGGGCGCCTTCGTCTACACCCCGAACATGGTCCGTCACTTTGGTATGATTGCTGGCGGCACTGGTATCACTCCCATGCTCCAAATCGTCCGCGCTGTCATTCGTGGTCGCCCCACCGGTGACAAGACCGAGATTGACCTCATCTTCGCCAACGTTACCCCTCAGGATATCCTGTTGAAGGAGGACCTGGACGCTCTCGCCAAGGAGGACGCTGGGTTCCGTGTGCACTACGTTCTTGACAAGCCCCCTGCGGGCTGGACCGGCGGCGTCGGTTACGTCACCGGCGACATGATTACC AAGCTTCTCCCCAAGGCTGCCGACGACGTCAAGCTTCTGCTTTGCGGTCCCCCGCCCATGGTCAGCGGTCTGAAGAAGACGGCCGAGACTCTTGGTTTCAAGAAGGCCCGCCCCGTGAGCAAGCTCGAGGACCAGATCTTCGCTTTCTAA
- a CDS encoding pre-mRNA-splicing factor SPP2: MSDGTKAPRIAISFGGSSSSKNNKKPSRPDPPSSLGKRSRTNALNNFDSDSDGERDHGRGRHEAITELGGDSDRKREKKPRELVIKKQSNRDWKAELRGRRGGKNLLPAEVQAQREQERNGAQQEVEREPADAEKQIQWGLTVKKRKTSEEATTPREQGETAANDDNDGQDRDRSPKEKRAPRTADEDAMDALLGNKRQEEEDIVIQATEQDAYLSDIKHVGEDATLADYDAIPDGEFGAALLRGMGWDGKMRGPKKKQPTERRQNQLGLGAKKLEGAEDLGQWNHGGKKKSGRPRLDEYRREEEKRRSERKERRGESYRDERDRERERDRDRDRYGGGHRDRERERDRDRDRDYYSSRHRSGDSRR; this comes from the coding sequence ATGTCAGACGGTACGAAAGCTCCAAGGATAGCAATCAGCTTCGGCGGCTCCTCAAGCTCAAAAAATAACAAGAAACCCTCGCGCCCAGACCCACCTTCATCACTCGGCAAACGGTCAAGAACGAATGCGCTGAACAACTTTGACTCGGACTCGGACGGCGAGCGCGATCATGGCCGGGGACGACACGAAGCGATTACAGAACTCGGCGGCGACTCTGATCGGAAACGAGAAAAGAAGCCCCGCGAGCTGGTGATTAAGAAGCAGAGCAATCGCGACTGGAAGGCGGAATTGCGCGGGCGCCGGGGAGGCAAGAATCTGTTGCCTGCCGAGGTGCAGGCGCAGCGAGAGCAGGAACGGAACGGCGCGCAGCAGGAGGTAGAGAGAGAGCCCGCCGATGCTGAGAAGCAGATACAATGGGGGTTGACCGTCAAGAAGCGCAAGACGAGCGAAGAGGCAACCACACCCAGAGAGCAGGGTGAGACAGCAGCAAACGACGACAACGACGGCCAGGACCGCGATCGATCACCAAAGGAGAAACGGGCACCTCGTACAGCGGACGAAGACGCCATGGACGCCTTACTCGGAAACAAGCgccaagaggaagaagacatTGTCATCCAGGCCACGGAGCAGGATGCCTACCTCTCCGACATCAAGCACGTGGGCGAGGACGCGACGCTCGCAGACTACGACGCGATACCGGACGGCGAGTTCGGCGCGGCGCTGCTGCGCGGCATGGGCTGGGACGGCAAGATGCGCGGGCCCAAGAAGAAGCAGCCGACCGAGAGGCGGCAGAACCAGCTCGGCCTGGGGGCTAAGAAGCTCGAGGGCGCCGAGGACCTGGGGCAGTGGAACCACGgcgggaagaagaagagcggaCGGCCGCGGCTGGACGAGTACCGTcgcgaggaggagaagaggcGCAGCGAGCGCAAGGAGCGGAGGGGCGAGAGCTATAGGGATGAGAGGGATCGTGAGCGGGAGAGGGACCGAGATCGGGATAGGTATGGGGGTGGGCACCGTGATAGGGAGAGAGAGCGGGATAGGGATAGAGATCGGGATTATTACAGCTCCAGACATCGGAGCGGCGACTCAAGACGATGA
- a CDS encoding GPI ethanolamine phosphate transferase, with the protein MPQKSPKPKGPPPTDYKAIAEQFAKLKRQREIEEASRSPEEIKAEKERALLREKQREVFEGRRKNAYERRWWWTVAFWAWMLCLHAIGIAFFTSGFLLTRLVLDEKSNCTAPPLELSSSWKGQGTVQGGCWHPKSFDKAVVVIVDALRYDFTVPVEDQAPFHNALPFLHETAVKSPEHAFLRPFIADPPTTTLQRLKGLTTGTLPTFIDAGSNFAGTAIEEDNLLMQLKDAGKRIAHLGDDTWMSLFPGYFEANVSRAYDSFNVWDLHTVDNGVIDHIFPLLKQEQKGKWDVLIGHLLGVDHAGHRYGPDHAAMTAKLQQMDIFIRDLAAQIDDNTLLVVMGDHGMDSKGDHGGESDDEVEAALWMYSKRPFFGRTKPEFKQPPSMAKVRPVNQIDLVPTLALLLGIPIPYNNLGRPIEEAFAGKKGKAWDNLAAVSRLTAAGIQRYQDSYFAARGIDQSKSATAGHVSNLWRKADRSWQWKNHQESYGFFNMFQEETLRICKDLWARFDVPKMVTGIVVMAVGVITLLVYASRDEDEDFAVLDDLELDQAEMKLELQGVQPDGTASYKTLHEKIFLAAILGAVPGALVGAGYSVFTGPEDLVYAVAGGAVTSALGVLFSLYGFGKTLRNLLPNNIWGWLAVLFTVSQSIGFASNSYTIWEDSILLFFITTFGVANVFAAFSVPTMRERTLAIYHSVLFVILGRLASFSKLCREEQMPYCTSTYYSSATSSTSSTWQLAIPFAVALILPSIIQSFLLPTRNWEGLGPAWIGYVYRIGLLLSASYWVLDAADNGDWFPDLPAQTLKNAGTYMAQVILALVFVAGTTAFVWAPPLVSIFRTPTNAGPQITVLGYGNTHGSRYLLLPMNIVGACILLSKPMGGGALALMFWQILSLVEILDLNSLTNEAIGPVMLAIIGNFGYFKTGHQATLSSLQWDSAFIPLFTIRYPWSPIVMALNTFAGQIVAVAAVPLIVLWKVSPKRKGVLESVGRALGIFVAYFAVESLATMAWAGWLRRHLMLYRVFSPRFMMAAALLLVVDLVGLVITLIGVRSNTMAVSEVFGWVE; encoded by the coding sequence ATGCCTCAAAAATCCCCCAAACCGAAGGGTCCGCCGCCCACCGACTACAAAGCCATCGCCGAGCAATTCGCCAAATTGAAGCGCCAAAGAGAGATTGAGGAGGCTAGCAGATCCCCCGAGGAGATCAAGGCGGAAAAAGAACGAGCACTCCTTCGCGAGAAGCAGCGCGAGGTGTTTGAAGGCCGGCGCAAGAATGCCTACGAGCGTAGATGGTGGTGGACTGTTGCGTTCTGGGCGTGGATGCTGTGTCTACATGCTATTGGCATCGCCTTCTTCACCAGCGGCTTTCTCCTGACGCGACTGGTCCTCGACGAGAAGTCCAACTGTACGGCACCCCCGCTCGAGCTCTCGTCGAGCTGGAAGGGCCAAGGCACGGTCCAGGGCGGTTGCTGGCACCCAAAGTCGTTTGACAAGGCCGTGGTCGTCATCGTCGATGCGCTGCGGTACGACTTTACGGTTCCTGTGGAGGACCAGGCTCCTTTTCACAACGCGTTACCCTTCTTGCACGAGACTGCCGTCAAGTCCCCAGAACACGCTTTCCTGCGCCCCTTTATCGCCGACCCGCCGACTACTACTCTCCAGAGGCTGAAGGGTCTGACCACTGGTACACTGCCCACGTTCATCGATGCTGGTAGCAACTTTGCTGGTACCGCTATTGAGGAGGATAATCTTCTCATGCAACTGAAGGACGCTGGGAAGCGCATCGCGCACCTGGGCGACGATACTTGGATGTCTCTGTTCCCCGGTTATTTCGAGGCCAACGTGAGCAGAGCGTACGACAGCTTCAACGTCTGGGACTTGCATACCGTCGACAACGGGGTTATTGACCACATCTTTCCTCTCCTCAAGCAGGAGCAGAAGGGTAAGTGGGATGTTCTCATCGGTCACCTCCTTGGTGTCGACCACGCCGGCCATCGTTACGGACCAGACCATGCGGCAATGACGGCCAAGCTCCAGCAGATGGATATCTTCATCCGCGATCTTGCCGCTCAAATCGATGACAATACTCTGCTCGTCGTGATGGGAGATCATGGCATGGATAGCAAGGGCGACCATGGCGGCGAGAGCGACGACGAGGTCGAGGCAGCTCTGTGGATGTACTCGAAGCGCCCTTTCTTTGGTCGGACCAAGCCCGAGTTCAAGCAGCCCCCGAGCATGGCCAAGGTCAGACCGGTCAATCAGATTGACCTCGTACCAACTCTGGCACTTCTTCTGGGCATCCCGATCCCTTACAACAATCTGGGACGTCCCATTGAGGAAGCTTTCGCTGGCAAGAAGGGCAAAGCCTGGGATAATCTGGCGGCTGTATCACGGTTGACCGCCGCCGGCATCCAGCGATACCAAGACTCGTACTTTGCTGCCCGCGGCATTGATCAGTCCAAAAGTGCCACGGCCGGTCACGTATCGAACCTCTGGAGGAAGGCCGACCGTTCGTGGCAGTGGAAGAATCACCAGGAATCCTACGGCTTTTTCAACATGTTCCAGGAGGAAACTCTGCGCATTTGCAAGGACTTGTGGGCCCGTTTCGATGTGCCCAAGATGGTGACGGGTATTGTGGTCATGGCGGTCGGAGTCATTACTCTGCTCGTCTATGCCTCGCGCGACGAAGATGAGGACTTTGCTGTTCTCGACGATCTCGAGCTGGACCAGGCAGAGATGAAGCTGGAACTGCAGGGTGTCCAACCCGATGGAACTGCGTCGTACAAGACTCTCCACGAGAAGATCTTCCTTGCGGCAATTCTCGGCGCTGTACCTGGAGCACTGGTTGGCGCCGGATACTCCGTCTTCACCGGCCCCGAGGATCTGGTCTACGCTGTTGCTGGCGGCGCTGTCACTAGCGCGCTAGGTGTCCTGTTCTCGCTTTATGGCTTCGGCAAGACTCTTCGCAATCTTCTGCCCAACAATATCTGGGGTTGGCTTGCCGTTCTCTTCACGGTCAGCCAGTCCATTGGTTTCGCATCAAACTCATACACCATCTGGGAGGATTCgatcctcctcttcttcatcaCGACCTTTGGCGTAGCGAACGTCTTTGCTGCGTTCTCAGTGCCTACGATGCGGGAACGCACCCTCGCGATATACCATTCGGTTCTTTTTGTCATTCTTGGTCGGCTCGCATCATTTTCCAAACTCTGCCGTGAGGAGCAAATGCCCTACTGTACTTCGACCTACTATTCCTCGGCTACCTCCTCAACGTCTTCTACCTGGCAACTGGCCATTCCTTTCGCCGTCGCCCTTATCCTGCCTTCCATCATCCAGTCTTTCCTTCTGCCTACTCGCAACTGGGAGGGGCTTGGACCAGCATGGATTGGTTATGTCTACCGCATTGGCTTGCTTCTATCAGCATCATACTGGGTTCTCGATGCCGCCGACAATGGCGATTGGTTTCCAGACCTGCCGGCCCAGACCCTGAAGAACGCCGGAACCTACATGGCCCAGGTGATTCTCGCTCTGGTTTTCGTAGCGGGCACTACCGCCTTTGTCTGGGCGCCGCCGCTGGTCTCTATCTTCAGAACACCTACAAACGCCGGCCCCCAGATCACTGTTTTGGGCTATGGCAACACGCATGGCTCGAGATATCTGCTTCTTCCAATGAACATTGTAGGAGCCTGCATCCTCCTGTCCAAGCCTATGGGAGGTGGCGCTTTGGCCCTGATGTTTTGGCAGATTCTCTCGCTCGTGGAGATTCTCGACCTTAACTCTTTGACAAACGAGGCGATTGGACCCGTTATGCTTGCAATCATTGGTAACTTTGGGTACTTCAAGACGGGCCACCAAGCTACGCTCAGCAGTCTCCAATGGGACAGCGCTTTCATCCCGCTATTCACCATCAGATACCCATGGAGTCCCATCGTCATGGCCCTCAACACATTCGCGGGTCAAATCGTTGCGGTCGCGGCCGTTCCTCTCATCGTACTCTGGAAAGTGAGTCCTAAGAGGAAGGGAGTACTTGAGAGCGTCGGCAGAGCGCTGGGCATATTTGTTGCCTACTTCGCCGTTGAGTCTTTGGCAACCATGGCGTGGGCTGGGTGGCTGAGGAGACATCTCATGCTGTACAGAGTGTTCAGCCCCCGCTTCATGATGGCGGCGGCTCTGCTGCTGGTGGTAGACTTGGTTGGACTTGTCATCACGCTCATCGGTGTCAGATCCAACACGATGGCGGTGAGCGAGGTTTTTGGCTGGGTTGAATAA